From a single Nematostella vectensis chromosome 3, jaNemVect1.1, whole genome shotgun sequence genomic region:
- the LOC125561156 gene encoding metal cation symporter ZIP14-like, whose product MCAVVVCFILVTGFSSKNKVEANAPRHHISHSGIRSVDRIKPSSFGDSIFSKYGNNGSMDLNRFTSLLHKLEIGTNDDKYDAITGEVGNKCLTASSLLDIYSINKTALKEDDFKQICPAIVQQIEAKTCHRKVTQNKINNKQSKARAWGFGFLSVTLISCASLLGAFVVPFMSQDFYQTLLLFMVSLAVGVLSGSGIFHLIPGTFSMGYDGKIDYLYKCCMIVGGIYLFFVLEYIMKMYIRFKDPEIGQDHSHGHGHSHGLQKQNKDNSEVPGEGIAEIQLEMYNYRQDHHRAHSNSFCVNNDLNKKPDRSLVKKICANTGETLSEPSEDSVFDMDDAESPVEQKRKKEKKIIAPVCWMIVIGDALHNFIDGLAIGAGYSSSILEGASTALAIFCEELPHELGDFAVLLNGGMTYKQAMFFNFISACTCFLGLVMGLLLGYATPAVKWIYALAAGMFIYISLVNMLQEATEMSVKEGEGSIKKNLKTFALQNVGMIIGFAVMFILAIYGPEIRI is encoded by the exons ATGTGCGCGGTGGTAGTTTGTTTCATTTTAGTGACAGGATTTTCAAGCAAGAACAAAGTTGAAGCCAATGCTCCACGGCACCACATTTCACACAGTGGAATTCGAAGTGTTGATCGGATCAAACCGAGCTCTTTCGGGGATAGCATATTTTCAAAATACGGCAATAATGGCTCGATGGACTTGAACAGATTTACAAGCTTACTACATAAATTAGAAATAGGTACAAATGACGACAAGTACGACGCGATCACAGGCGAAGTGGGAAACAAG TGTTTGACAGCTTCATCACTACTTGATATCTACTCCATCAACAAGACTGCTTTAAAAGAAGATGACTTCAAGCAGATCTGCCCTGCTATTGTACAGCAGATAGAGGCAAAGACATGTCACCGCAAAGTCACACAAAACAAGATtaataacaaacaatcaaaagCCAGAG CATGGGGCTTTGGATTCCTTTCAGTAACTCTTATCAGCTGTGCGTCACTTTTAGGAGCATTTGTTGTACCCTTCATGTCACAAGATTTCTATCAGACCCTGCTTCTCTTCATGGTATCCCTTGCTGTTGGTGTCTTGAGTGGAAGTGGAATATTTCATCTCATACCGGGT acattCAGCATGGGCTATGATGGTAAAATTGACTACCTCTACAAATGTTGTATGATTGTTGGTGGTATCTACTTATTTTTCGTTCTGGAGTATATTATGAAAATGTACATCAGATTTAAAGATCCAGAAATAGGCCAAGACCACTCGCATGGACATGGCCACTCACATGGCTTGCAAAAG CAAAACAAAGACAATAGTGAAGTGCCTGGCGAAGGCATAGCTGAGATCCAGCTGGAGATGTACAACTACAGGCAAGACCATCACCGTGCACATTCCAATAGCTTCTGTGTCAATAATGACTTGAATAAGAAGCCAGACAGAAGCTTAGTGAAGAAGATTTGTGCCAATACTGGTGAAACGCTCTCTGAGCCAAGTGAGGATTCTGTTTTTGATATGGACGATGCAGAAAGCCCTGTGgagcagaaaagaaaaaaagaaaagaaaattattgCTCCAGTTTGCTGGATGATTGTGATAGGGGATGCGCTCCACAACTTTATAGATGGCCTTGCAATAGGGGCAGGATACAGTAGCTCCATATTGGAGGGAGCTAGCACAGCTCTGGCTATTTTTTGTGAAGAGCTTCCTCATGAACTAG GTGACTTTGCTGTCCTATTGAATGGAGGTATGACATACAAGCAAGCAATGTTCTTTAACTTTATCTCTGCATGCACCTGTTTCCTGGGCCTTGTAATGGGTCTGCTGCTTGGATATGCCACACCTGCTGTCAAATGGATTTATGCTCTTGCTGCAGGAATGTTCATCTACATCTCTCTAGTTAATATG CTTCAAGAAGCGACAGAGATGTCAGTAAAAGAAGGTGAAGGTTCCATCAAGAAGAATCTCAAGACCTTTGCTCTCCAGAATGTTGGCATGATAATAGGATTTGCCGTGATGTTTATCTTAGCTATCTACGGCCCTGAAATCCGCATTTAG
- the LOC5520107 gene encoding GDH/6PGL endoplasmic bifunctional protein, translating into MAVVRVTSLLCFCIFLFIFQHKAIADPVRSEKEVTQIVLVGATGDLARKYLWQGFYNLYLEHESPSVKLQFYAAARIEREAGSKKIKEILQQSVKCINDDDNCESKLAAFNSQVIYHKLKVDEDYNVLCRILNKEEPSDKGGRLFYLSVPPSAYSSIAKSIHSHCRPLNDQQFLRVVFEKPFGEDLSSAKKLAKTLAEYFQEEEIFRIDHYLGKTGVQQILKFRAELDEQYDQLWNKNHVDRVEIVLKEKDNCKGRTRFYNQYGVIRDVMQNHMTELMLMVAMEMPINLSSISDVQKKKQKILSDIRQPNRHSSVIAQYKDYRKHCGNEKCSSNQNIQTPTFAVVKLYVDNARWRDVPFIFISGKDLDERTAYIRVVFKNQDYSVGHSQSEQCPISQVVFHIQGGSLASPALVVSNNLPQILKFSDWNLIQPEHVLYGCQGNNNQVFTPTKSHDAYSVLINGVFNGKRDMFIGTDNLLASWRVWTPLINQLNSQLPKLYDRDHLGVLNFTLKGRGILFTQNTLEQDYKFDENKVFLGKPLVSGPLEVVISKLARRIIKCADDAVSRQGVFHMALSGGSSPIPLFDELVVSHPEIPWYATHVWLVDERCVALTDSASNFKSIHDNLLQHVQIPFFNIHPMPVSLKKSFCHETDEGPEIYEQQMKSLLVNQTMDFVLLGAGTDGHVASLFSNSPSLDQTSAWVAISHSMNLEPKGKRMTFTLDFINNAKEIAVLIHGEKKAAIVRKIGYSQASPQLPVMLIQPKHGKLVWYIDNKSLEQETKDITHTEL; encoded by the coding sequence ATGGCTGTTGTGCGAGTCACTAgccttttgtgtttttgcatttttctttttatatttcaACATAAGGCTATCGCTGATCCTGTTAGGTCTGAAAAGGAAGTAACGCAAATTGTTCTTGTGGGTGCTACCGGGGATTTAGCCCGCAAATATCTATGGCAAGGTTTCTATAATTTGTACCTGGAACACGAAAGCCCGAGTGTAAAGCTACAGTTTTACGCAGCTGCGAGAATCGAGAGAGAAGCTGGTTCAAAAAAGATTAAAGAAATACTCCAACAGTCCGTTAAATGTATCAATGATGACGATAACTGCGAATCTAAGCTGGCTGCATTCAACTCTCAAGTAATCTACCATAAGCTTAAGGTAGACGAAGACTACAATGTGTTGTGCAGGATTCTCAATAAAGAGGAGCCTTCAGACAAGGGAGGTCGTTTATTCTACTTGTCTGTACCCCCCTCCGCATATAGCTCAATAGCTAAAAGTATACATTCACATTGCAGGCCTTTGAATGACCAACAATTCTTGCGGGTAGTTTTTGAAAAGCCCTTTGGTGAGGATTTGTCATCTGCAAAAAAGCTTGCAAAAACCCTTGCTGAGTATTTTCAAGAGGAGGAAATCTTCCGCATTGATCATTATCTTGGTAAGACAGGAGTTCAACAAATACTGAAGTTCCGAGCTGAGTTAGATGAACAGTATGACCAACTATGGAACAAAAATCATGTTGACCGTGTGGAGATTGtattgaaagaaaaagacaacTGCAAAGGCAGAACAAGGTTTTACAATCAGTATGGAGTCATACGTGATGTGATGCAAAATCACATGACTGAGCTAATGCTAATGGTTGCTATGGAAATGCCAATCAATCTGAGTAGTATCAGTGATGTtcagaaaaagaaacagaaaatCCTTAGTGATATAAGACAACCTAACCGGCATAGTTCAGTTATTGCACAGTACAAAGATTACAGAAAACATTGTGGAAATGAGAAATGTAGTTCAAATCAAAATATACAGACACCGACATTTGCTGTTGTTAAGCTTTATGTCGACAATGCAAGGTGGCGTGATGTTCCATTCATTTTTATATCTGGAAAAGATCTTGATGAGAGAACTGCATATATCAGAGTAGTATTCAAAAACCAAGACTATTCTGTAGGACACTCCCAGTCAGAGCAGTGCCCTATCAGCCAGGTTGTGTTTCACATTCAAGGAGGAAGTCTTGCTAGCCCAGCACTAGTAGTTTCTAACAATTTGCCGCAAATCTTGAAATTTTCTGACTGGAATTTGATACAGCCAGAACATGTTTTATATGGATGCCAAGGTAATAATAACCAAGTATTCACTCCAACTAAAAGTCATGATGCTTATAGTGTTTTGATCAATGGTGTTTTTAATGGCAAGCGGGATATGTTCATTGGAACAGACAATCTGCTTGCTTCATGGAGAGTTTGGACACCATTGATTAACCAGCTGAACAGTCAGTTACCAAAGCTCTATGACAGAGATCATCTTGGTGTACTAAATTTCACACTCAAAGGAAGAGGAATCTTATTTACACAGAATACCCTAGAACAAGATTATAAAtttgatgaaaataaagtatttctggGGAAGCCCCTTGTGTCAGGACCATTGGAAGTTGTCATCAGTAAGTTAGCGAGAAGAATCATCAAATGTGCTGATGATGCAGTATCACGCCAAGGAGTGTTCCACATGGCCCTTTCTGGTGGTTCTAGTCCCATACCATTGTTTGATGAGCTTGTGGTCTCCCACCCTGAGATCCCCTGGTATGCTACACATGTGTGGCTGGTGGATGAGCGGTGTGTCGCACTAACTGACTCTGcatcaaatttcaaatcaATTCATGATAACTTACTGCAGCATGTGCAGATCCCATTTTTTAACATTCACCCAATGCCAGTGAGCCTAAAGAAAAGCTTCTGTCATGAAACAGATGAAGGACCTGAAATATATGAACAACAAATGAAATCACtacttgtcaatcaaaccatGGATTTTGTACTGCTGGGTGCAGGTACGGATGGTCATGTTGCCTCACTTTTCTCTAACAGTCCCTCTCTTGACCAGACCTCAGCATGGGTTGCCATTTCACACAGCATGAACCTTGAACCTAAGGGTAAACGAATGACTTTCACTTTGGACTTCATCAACAATGCTAAAGAGATTGCTGTTCTCATTCATGGAGAAAAGAAAGCAGCTATTGTTAGAAAGATTGGATACAGTCAGGCAAGTCCCCAATTACCGGTGATGCTAATTCAACCAAAGCATGGTAAATTAGTTTGGTACATTGACAATAAGTCATTAGAGCAAGAAACCAAAGACATTACCCATACAGAGCTTTAG
- the LOC5520108 gene encoding branched-chain-amino-acid aminotransferase-like protein 2 translates to MSDTKRVILWTAPRCVSTAFERCMMNLKNLKAIHEPYSLPYYFGNERLSKRYISEDVIPAATYNSVGQLLQKEYDGVDCVFSKDMAYYVKGRFGIFLEDGFKDFQHTFLIRNPEKAVYSLYKASINPKLTGWDYFDPEEAGFLQLFELYNFVKKHVNPSPVVLDADDLLEAPDEIMQSYCETIGVDHEPGMTRWEPGPVDEWDVWAGWHENVLKSSGFQRTPGKKEASNCKAACKEEVPDDVARVIKQSMSGYEAMYAQRLLPKSTAKELIS, encoded by the coding sequence ATGTCTGACACCAAGAGGGTCATTTTGTGGACGGCGCCTCGATGCGTTTCAACAGCATTTGAGAGATGCATGATGAATCTGAAAAATCTTAAAGCTATACATGAGCCGTATTCGTTACCTTATTACTTTGGGAACGAACGGCTGAGTAAAAGATATATAAGTGAAGACGTTATTCCGGCTGCTACCTATAACTCAGTCGGACAGCTCTTACAAAAAGAGTACGACGGAGTCGACTGTGTTTTCTCAAAAGACATGGCCTACTACGTAAAGGGGAGATTTGGTATCTTTCTCGAAGATGGATTCAAAGATTTCCagcacacatttctcattcgAAACCCCGAAAAAGCAGTATACTCTCTTTACAAAGCATCTATCAATCCCAAACTGACTGGATGGGATTATTTTGACCCCGAAGAGGCCGGCTTTCTGCAGCTGTTCGAATTGTACAATTTTGTCAAAAAGCACGTCAACCCCTCCCCGGTGGTACTGGACGCGGATGATTTACTTGAGGCCCCGGATGAGATTATGCAAAGCTACTGTGAGACGATCGGAGTAGACCACGAACCTGGCATGACGCGATGGGAACCAGGCCCCGTGGACGAGTGGGATGTGTGGGCGGGATGGCACGAGAATGTCCTCAAGTCATCCGGGTTCCAAAGGACTCCTGGGAAGAAAGAAGCTTCCAATTGTAAGGCTGCGTGCAAAGAAGAGGTCCCGGATGACGTTGCTAGGGTGATTAAGCAGAGCATGAGTGGATACGAGGCAATGTATGCACAGCGACTTCTACCAAAAAGCACGGCAAAAGAACTGATATCATAA
- the LOC125561157 gene encoding uncharacterized protein LOC125561157, with the protein MTSQRFLAVLVVLSIAALVLSLEDEGAGHGKRGCIGWTRHKNKCNRGRKRSQLHQASEDEKERFLEALKRDTEYQRRVRMLKEMSAEERRLEEMIAGDKI; encoded by the exons ATGACCAGCCAAAGGTTTCTAGCTGTTTTAGTGGTGCTGTCTATAGCGGCACTGGTTCTGTCGCTAGAAGATGAGGGAGCTGGTCATGGGAAGCGAGGGTGTATAGGCTGGACACGCCATAAGAACAAATGCAACAGGGGACGAAAGAGAAGCCAGTTACACCAAGCATCCGAG GATGAAAAGGAACGTTTCCTCGAGGCGCTCAAAAGGGATACTGAGTACCAAAGACGTGTACGCATGCTGAAAGAGATGTCCGCTGAGGAAAGGAGACTAGAAGAGATGATCGCTGGCgacaaaatataa
- the LOC5520109 gene encoding protein-S-isoprenylcysteine O-methyltransferase isoform X2, giving the protein MGLFAEFEPYRVDEHVLVTGGIYAWCRHPAYVGWFFWSIGTQMTLCNPICFVGYAYASWKFFKERIFEEEILLLQFFEQEYVKYQKKVGTGLPFIKGCILDDFAKDK; this is encoded by the exons ATGGGTTTATTTGCTGAATTTGAACCATATCG AGTTGACGAACATGTGCTTGTGACCGGCGGTATTTATGCGTGGTGCCGACACCCGGCATATGTCGGCTGGTTCTTCTGGAGCATAG GCACTCAGATGACATTGTGCAACCCTATTTGCTTTGTTGGTTATGCATATGCTTCATGGAAGTTTTTCAAGGAGCGTATATTTGAGGAGGAGATATTATTGTTGCAGTTCTTTGAGCAGGAGTATGTGAAATACCAGAAGAAAGTGGGGACAGGTCTACCCTTTATCAAAGGCTGTATCCTTGATGACTTTGCCAAGGATAAGTGA
- the LOC5520109 gene encoding protein-S-isoprenylcysteine O-methyltransferase isoform X1 yields the protein MPVVSRKNADRQFESKMASIGLPREGEVALLSFIAYFTLTLTLTGRQSLESIWNFSTSLFFLALGLSVTFITPHSGVAKRAGFLGSVFGISVVLIVNSSILRYLGWYLASLSFFHFSEYMMVSIYNPRTLSMDSFLLNHSPEYKIAAVASWMEFAIERLLFPGLKGYFLISFVGIVFMIGGDFVRKLAMITAKSNFTHLVRYHRVDEHVLVTGGIYAWCRHPAYVGWFFWSIGTQMTLCNPICFVGYAYASWKFFKERIFEEEILLLQFFEQEYVKYQKKVGTGLPFIKGCILDDFAKDK from the exons ATGCCTGTGGTATCTAGAAAAAACGCGGACCGACAATTcgaatccaaaatggcgtcGATTGGTTTACCTCGGGAAGGCGAAGTTGCTTTGCTGTCATTTATCGCTTATTTCACTCTGACTCTTACACTAACGGGGAGGCAGAGTCTAGAAAGCATTTGGAACTTTTCAACATCGTTATTTTTCTTGGCTCTTGGTCTCTCAGTTACTTTTATAACTCCCCATTCTGGCGTTGCCAAGAGAGCTGGCTTTTTGGGATCAGTCTTTGGAATATCAGTTGTTTTGATAGTGAATTCGTCGATTCTTCGATATCTAGGCTGGTACCTAGCGTCTTTatcttttttccatttttccgAATATATGATGGTCTCGATCTACAACCCCCGCACACTATCCATGGATTCGTTCTTGCTAAACCACAGCCCTGAATACAAGATTGCGGCTGTTGCGAGCTGGATGGAGTTCGCAATCGAGAGATTACTTTTCCCTGGACTCAAAGGATATTTCCTGATCTCATTTGTTGGAATCGTGTTTATGATTGGTGGAGATTTTGTCCGAAAGCTTGCCATGATCACCGCCAAGTCCAACTTTACTCACTTGGTTCGTTATCACAGAGTTGACGAACATGTGCTTGTGACCGGCGGTATTTATGCGTGGTGCCGACACCCGGCATATGTCGGCTGGTTCTTCTGGAGCATAG GCACTCAGATGACATTGTGCAACCCTATTTGCTTTGTTGGTTATGCATATGCTTCATGGAAGTTTTTCAAGGAGCGTATATTTGAGGAGGAGATATTATTGTTGCAGTTCTTTGAGCAGGAGTATGTGAAATACCAGAAGAAAGTGGGGACAGGTCTACCCTTTATCAAAGGCTGTATCCTTGATGACTTTGCCAAGGATAAGTGA
- the LOC5518764 gene encoding cation-dependent mannose-6-phosphate receptor, protein MAVEKSAVNVVIVLVLTVLSYSEATVCPQRPAGVADPTDVNGRIKKFERQKAYFVEDPDKNYLYTVTICKDEEEQKVAVSQTLTKDKENKEITLGNYENAQIRGGVDWFLISYPNGKKYNSHCGGTQRRSDVMVTCDPTADRGTLKIIEEYIYNSSSPNQGDQCYYLFEINNKAACTVKPSSLSPGSIILIVFVIVACVYLFLGFLYQRFIVGAKGMEQIPNYNLWKNFGSLQADGCNFLCRCADAKPPPRYKPMDDAIGDDSEVVIPRDRDDDHMLPM, encoded by the exons ATGGCGGTCGAAAAAAGTGCAGTGAACGTTGTTATTGTGTTGGTTTTAACTGTATTGTCGTACAGCGAGGCGACGGTTTGTCCTCAGAGGCCGGCAGGAGTTGCTGATCCAACTGATGTTAATGGAAGAATCAAGAAATTCGAGCGTCAAAA GGCTTATTTTGTTGAGGATCCAGACAAAAACTATCTCTATACAGTGACAATTTGCAAAGATGAAGAAGAGCAAAAAGTGGCTGTGAGTCAAACTTTGACAAAGGACAAAGAGAATAAAGAAATCACTCTTGGGAATTATGAGAACGCACAAATCCGGGGAGGAG tTGACTGGTTCCTTATATCCTACCCAAATGGCAAAAAATACAATAGTCATTGTGGTGGCACCCAAAGACGGTCTGATGTAATGGTCACCTGCGATCCAACTGCAGATCGT GGTACTTTGAAAATAATTGAGGAGTATATCTACAATAGCTCTAGCCCAAATCAAGGAGATCAGTGTTACTATCTCTTTGAAATCAACAACAAGGCTGCTTGTACTGTAAAGCCATCATCCCTGAGTCCAGGGTCTATTATACTCATTGT ATTTGTCATTGTTGCTTGTGTCTACCTCTTCCTGGGTTTTCTATATCAGCGTTTTATAGTGGGTGCTAAAGGAATGGAGCAGATACCCAACTACAACCTGTGGAAGAATTTTGGAAGTTTACAAGCA GATGGCTGTAATTTCCTATGTCGTTGTGCAGATGCAAAGCCACCGCCAAGGTACAAA CCAATGGATGATGCtattggtgatgatagtgaagTTGTCATCCCCAGGGATCGAGATGACGATCACATGCTGCCGATGTAG
- the LOC116602247 gene encoding uncharacterized protein LOC116602247, protein MADDEDPEKSSGNAKKSRNPVPEWHETCIGIWTKSTKGEIDKTNKRNRICNGINVVKINKFADPKKIKPSQTRGLQVTIQEIEEDIEKSVNQTKSKDPKKYEFPPEDMGLGKRIIEILNKQKNHMEKGIKDIAENGIKPSEVWNGFSDIMSSWYKTSARIVSYCHPQEKLSQMYAFGAERLKDLRKRVGGDDRKK, encoded by the exons atggcggatgatGAAGATCCCGAGAAATCGAGTGGAAACGCAAAGAAATCTCGAAATCCTGTACCTGAATGGCACGAAACTTGCATCGGTATATGGACAAAGAGTACTAAAGGTGAAATTGATAAAACGAACAAGCGAAATCGCATCTGTAATGGAATTAACGTGGTCAAAATCAATAAG TTTGCAGATCCAAAAAAGATAAAACCCAGTCAGACAAGAGGGTTACAAGTTACAATTCAGGAGATTG aggaaGATATTGAAAAAAGTGTCAATCAAACTAAAAG TAAAGATCCAAAGAAATATGAGTTTCCACCCGAAGATATGGGACTTGGCAAAAGGATCATAGAAATCTTAAACAAGCAGAAAAACCACATGGAAAAGGGAATAAAGGATATTGCTGAAAATGGGATAAAGCCTTCAG AAGTTTGGAATGGCTTTTCTGATATCATGTCATCTTGGTATAAAACCTCTGCAAGGATCGTTTCATATTGTCATCCTCAAGAAAAGCTGTCTCAG atGTATGCTTTTGGGGCAGAGCGACTGAAAGACTTGAGGAAGCGGGTGGGAGGAGACGATAGaaagaaatga